One Streptomyces sp. P9-A2 DNA window includes the following coding sequences:
- a CDS encoding subtilase-type protease inhibitor, with the protein MRNTARWATTIGLTAAAVCAPLSGAASAAPGGAPSALYAPSALVLTMGHGESAMTVTPERAVTLTCAPGPSGTHPAAAAACGELAAVDGDLRTLEARDGVLCTHQYDPVVVTVDGVWQGQRLSYERTFANECVMNAHGSGVLTF; encoded by the coding sequence ATGCGGAACACCGCGCGCTGGGCCACCACCATCGGCCTGACCGCCGCAGCAGTCTGCGCACCTCTGTCCGGGGCCGCGTCGGCCGCGCCGGGAGGCGCACCCTCCGCGCTCTACGCCCCGTCGGCCCTGGTGCTCACCATGGGTCACGGGGAGAGCGCCATGACCGTCACACCGGAGCGCGCGGTCACCCTGACCTGTGCCCCCGGCCCCTCCGGCACCCACCCGGCCGCGGCCGCGGCGTGCGGGGAACTGGCCGCGGTGGACGGCGATCTGCGGACCCTTGAGGCGAGAGACGGCGTGCTCTGCACCCACCAGTACGACCCGGTCGTCGTCACCGTCGACGGGGTATGGCAGGGACAGCGGCTCTCGTACGAGCGCACCTTCGCCAACGAGTGCGTGATGAACGCCCACGGTTCGGGCGTCCTCACGTTCTGA
- a CDS encoding RICIN domain-containing protein, with protein MKDTGLSNFPATAAAFDVTDEQLGDELRKWTGATPAPNPVGELMDRHWESVFGYARLCTDSPRSAGMLTTAAFTRLFGETLRRNGPSSAWRPQLLVTVRRIAAEWDGDHRRDMLHPDLTTTSTSESGRRPAARLLPPPERRLLSGAFQRLPQSARCLLWHTEVESEPLHVPAGLLALDEESARIELRRAQDRLRDEVLQLHGELASDQECRSYLRLLEVAYRRTGTEIDPDLRTHLENCTHCRHAADQLACFTGGLGTALAEAVLGWSAREYTQSRARAADVTDESAAEERPSPEGVIGAAFPGPAGGRPGTAGDPFAVPAGESPAVAGESFTDAGTPAPPRPTEAPRTASTTPAEPPVPPIPGTAPDAAAPATSARTASRSGALSRRRAGASRTGPRGAVLRAGSRGARKAARRAARRRNLTAGILTVSGLVVLPLVLWTTGGSDDAAARGDDRPSESPGAAVVSPPGDPSWFRSGEMAKGALRGRLHNTASGLCVGVVGGRAVAGAETELIACSAGKVQQWTYETDGRLRNAAQPDLCLDSRLGYSVRLARCTGEAHKDAGSARYDFTVQGTLVPRSGQDLGLAPAATDGSGALVLKARDDTDAQRWAIDTSEPDLQTKVVTWGIVENEDENNE; from the coding sequence GTGAAGGACACCGGCCTGTCGAATTTCCCGGCCACGGCCGCCGCGTTCGACGTGACGGACGAACAACTGGGTGACGAGTTGCGGAAGTGGACGGGGGCCACCCCGGCACCGAACCCCGTCGGTGAACTCATGGACCGGCACTGGGAGTCGGTCTTCGGCTATGCCCGGCTGTGCACCGACAGCCCCCGTTCCGCCGGGATGCTCACCACCGCCGCGTTCACCCGGCTCTTCGGCGAGACCCTGCGGCGCAACGGCCCGAGTTCCGCGTGGCGCCCCCAACTCCTCGTCACGGTACGCCGGATCGCCGCAGAATGGGACGGCGACCACCGGCGCGACATGCTCCACCCCGACCTCACCACCACCTCCACCTCCGAAAGCGGCCGACGGCCGGCCGCACGGCTGCTGCCACCGCCCGAACGGCGCCTGCTGTCGGGGGCGTTCCAGCGACTGCCGCAGTCCGCGCGCTGCCTGCTGTGGCACACCGAGGTCGAGTCCGAACCGCTCCACGTCCCCGCCGGGCTGCTCGCCCTGGACGAGGAGAGCGCCCGCATCGAACTGCGCCGCGCCCAGGACCGGTTGCGCGACGAAGTCCTCCAACTCCACGGAGAACTCGCCTCCGACCAGGAGTGCCGAAGCTATCTTCGCCTGCTGGAGGTGGCCTACCGGCGCACGGGCACCGAAATCGACCCGGACCTGCGTACCCACCTGGAGAACTGCACCCACTGCCGGCACGCGGCGGACCAGCTCGCCTGCTTCACCGGTGGACTCGGTACGGCCCTGGCCGAGGCTGTCCTGGGCTGGAGCGCACGGGAATACACACAGAGCAGGGCACGGGCGGCCGACGTCACCGACGAGTCGGCCGCCGAGGAGCGGCCGTCGCCCGAGGGCGTCATCGGCGCCGCGTTCCCCGGCCCCGCCGGCGGACGTCCGGGCACGGCGGGCGATCCGTTCGCCGTGCCCGCGGGCGAATCCCCGGCAGTGGCGGGCGAGTCGTTCACGGACGCGGGGACACCCGCCCCGCCCCGCCCCACCGAGGCGCCCCGCACCGCGTCCACCACCCCCGCGGAGCCCCCGGTGCCCCCGATACCGGGTACCGCCCCGGACGCGGCGGCCCCGGCCACCTCCGCGCGCACGGCTTCCCGATCCGGTGCCCTCTCCCGGCGGCGCGCCGGGGCCTCCCGCACCGGTCCTCGCGGTGCCGTGCTCCGCGCCGGTTCCCGGGGCGCCCGGAAGGCGGCCCGCCGGGCCGCGCGTCGGCGCAACCTCACCGCCGGAATCCTCACCGTCAGCGGACTGGTCGTTCTCCCGCTGGTGCTGTGGACCACGGGCGGTTCCGACGACGCCGCCGCACGGGGCGACGACCGTCCCTCCGAATCCCCCGGGGCCGCCGTGGTCAGCCCGCCCGGCGACCCGTCGTGGTTCCGCTCCGGAGAAATGGCGAAGGGCGCCCTGCGCGGCCGGCTGCACAACACCGCCTCCGGCCTGTGCGTCGGTGTCGTCGGCGGCCGGGCGGTCGCCGGCGCCGAGACCGAACTGATCGCCTGCTCGGCGGGCAAGGTCCAGCAGTGGACGTACGAGACCGACGGACGGCTGCGCAACGCCGCGCAGCCGGACCTGTGCCTGGACTCGCGCCTCGGCTACTCGGTGCGCCTGGCCCGGTGCACCGGCGAGGCCCACAAGGACGCCGGCAGCGCACGCTACGACTTCACCGTCCAGGGAACCCTGGTGCCCCGGTCCGGCCAGGACCTGGGCCTGGCACCCGCCGCGACCGACGGCTCGGGAGCCCTCGTCCTCAAGGCCCGCGACGACACGGACGCCCAGCGCTGGGCGATCGACACCTCGGAACCCGACCTCCAGACGAAGGTCGTCACCTGGGGCATCGTCGAGAACGAGGACGAGAACAACGAGTAG
- a CDS encoding alpha-hydroxy-acid oxidizing protein has protein sequence MAEHWADFQYEIYLNGMTGAVPRLPTDLTRLEELTERRLGPGPVGYVAGSAGDGSTARANRAALARHRIVPRMLRDVHERDLSVEVLGRALPAPLALAPVGVLSLMHPDAEPAAARAAAAQGVPFVLSSASSTPMEEVAEVMGDAERWFQLYWPKDPEVTRSFLGRARAAGFTALVVTLDTPLLSWRPRDLDQAFLPFLHGVGTANYFSDPAFLAGLAKPVHEDPNAAVMHFVGMFSDPAKTWPDLAFLRENWDGPILLKGVLHPDDARLAADAGMDGVVVSNHGGRQVAGAVAAADALPGVAAAVGDRLTVLFDSGVRTGDDVFKALALGARAVLVGRPYVYGLGLDGQAGVEHVIRCLLAELDLTLALSGHAGPATIGPGDLVEGPG, from the coding sequence ATGGCCGAGCACTGGGCGGACTTCCAGTACGAGATCTACCTGAACGGGATGACGGGTGCCGTGCCCCGGCTGCCCACGGACCTGACCCGGCTGGAGGAGCTGACCGAGCGGCGGCTCGGACCGGGTCCGGTCGGTTACGTGGCGGGCAGCGCGGGCGACGGCAGTACCGCGCGCGCCAACCGGGCGGCTCTCGCGCGCCACCGGATCGTGCCGCGCATGCTGCGGGACGTGCACGAGCGCGATCTTTCGGTGGAGGTGCTCGGCCGCGCGCTGCCGGCGCCGCTCGCGCTGGCGCCGGTCGGGGTGCTGTCCCTGATGCACCCGGACGCCGAACCGGCCGCCGCGCGGGCCGCCGCCGCGCAGGGAGTGCCGTTCGTGCTGTCCTCCGCGTCCAGCACGCCGATGGAAGAGGTCGCGGAGGTGATGGGCGACGCGGAGCGCTGGTTCCAGCTGTACTGGCCGAAGGACCCCGAGGTCACCCGGAGTTTCCTGGGCCGGGCCAGGGCCGCCGGGTTCACGGCTTTGGTGGTCACTCTGGACACTCCCCTGCTGTCCTGGCGGCCGCGTGACCTGGACCAGGCCTTTCTGCCGTTCCTGCACGGGGTGGGCACCGCCAACTACTTCTCGGACCCCGCCTTCCTGGCCGGCCTGGCCAAGCCCGTGCACGAGGACCCGAACGCGGCGGTGATGCATTTCGTCGGTATGTTCTCCGACCCCGCCAAGACCTGGCCCGACCTCGCGTTCCTGCGGGAGAACTGGGACGGCCCGATCCTCCTCAAGGGCGTGCTGCACCCGGACGACGCCCGGCTCGCGGCCGATGCCGGGATGGACGGGGTGGTGGTGTCCAACCACGGCGGCCGTCAGGTGGCCGGGGCCGTCGCGGCGGCGGACGCGCTGCCCGGGGTGGCGGCCGCCGTCGGCGACCGGCTGACCGTACTGTTCGACAGCGGTGTCCGCACCGGCGACGACGTCTTCAAGGCGCTCGCCCTCGGCGCCCGGGCCGTGCTCGTCGGACGGCCGTACGTCTACGGGCTCGGCCTCGACGGGCAGGCGGGGGTCGAGCACGTGATCCGCTGCCTGCTCGCCGAACTGGACCTCACCCTCGCCCTGTCCGGGCACGCCGGCCCGGCCACGATCGGGCCCGGCGACCTCGTGGAGGGCCCCGGCTGA
- a CDS encoding S1 family peptidase has protein sequence MSHKRIPKRKAAIAVGGVVALGAAALLLPHANASQDGASGDAAAAPKTLKATDASDLASQLAGLLGDAFAGSYYDGDKQQLVVNVVPGDNNNVIVQAKKAGATVREVDNSMTELAEGKQTLKTEATIPGTSWAVDPRTNKILVTADSTVTGEKWDRLESTVQGLGSGMATIKKSEGTFRTFASGGDAIFSGGARCSLGFNVTADDGAPAFLTAGHCAVAADQWSDAQNGQPIATVDQAVFPGEGDFALVRYDDPATEAPSDVDVGGQTVQITEAAEATVGQEVFRMGSTTGLADGQVLGLDATVNYPEGTVTGLIQTDVCAEPGDSGGSMFTRDGLAIGLTSGGSGDCTVGGETFFQPVTTALAAVGATLGEAGAGAGAGDQAGGEEAGGEDAGAGEAGGEDTGTGDQAGEVGGEEAGQDDGTGYGAGQGAEDGAGDDGLPETH, from the coding sequence TTGAGTCACAAGCGAATTCCGAAGCGCAAGGCCGCGATAGCGGTGGGCGGCGTGGTGGCGCTCGGCGCCGCCGCGCTCCTGCTCCCCCACGCCAACGCGTCACAGGACGGCGCGTCGGGCGACGCGGCGGCCGCGCCGAAGACCCTCAAGGCGACGGATGCCTCGGACCTCGCCTCACAGCTCGCCGGGCTCCTCGGCGACGCGTTCGCCGGCTCCTACTACGACGGCGACAAGCAGCAGCTCGTCGTCAACGTCGTACCCGGCGACAACAACAACGTGATCGTGCAGGCGAAGAAGGCGGGCGCGACCGTCCGCGAGGTCGACAACAGCATGACCGAACTGGCCGAGGGCAAGCAGACGCTGAAGACCGAGGCCACCATCCCCGGCACCTCGTGGGCCGTCGACCCGCGCACCAACAAGATCCTGGTCACCGCCGACTCCACGGTGACCGGCGAGAAGTGGGACAGACTGGAGTCCACCGTGCAGGGCCTCGGCTCCGGCATGGCGACCATCAAGAAGTCGGAGGGCACGTTCAGGACCTTCGCCTCGGGCGGGGACGCGATCTTCTCCGGCGGCGCGCGCTGCTCGCTCGGCTTCAACGTCACCGCGGACGACGGAGCGCCCGCCTTCCTGACCGCCGGTCACTGCGCGGTCGCGGCCGACCAGTGGTCCGACGCGCAGAACGGCCAGCCGATCGCCACCGTCGACCAGGCGGTCTTCCCCGGCGAGGGCGACTTCGCACTCGTCCGGTACGACGACCCGGCCACCGAAGCGCCGAGCGACGTCGACGTGGGCGGTCAGACGGTCCAGATCACCGAGGCCGCGGAGGCCACCGTCGGCCAGGAGGTGTTCCGGATGGGCAGCACCACCGGGCTCGCCGACGGCCAGGTCCTCGGACTCGACGCCACGGTGAACTATCCGGAGGGCACGGTCACCGGTCTCATCCAGACCGACGTCTGTGCCGAACCCGGCGACAGCGGCGGCTCGATGTTCACCCGGGACGGTCTCGCGATCGGTCTGACCTCGGGCGGCAGCGGCGACTGCACCGTCGGCGGCGAGACCTTCTTCCAGCCGGTCACCACCGCCCTGGCGGCGGTCGGTGCGACCCTCGGCGAGGCCGGCGCGGGCGCCGGAGCCGGCGACCAGGCGGGTGGCGAAGAGGCCGGCGGTGAGGACGCGGGCGCCGGCGAGGCCGGCGGTGAGGACACCGGTACGGGCGACCAGGCCGGCGAAGTCGGTGGCGAGGAAGCGGGCCAGGACGACGGGACCGGTTACGGTGCCGGCCAGGGTGCCGAGGACGGCGCAGGCGACGACGGCCTGCCCGAGACCCACTGA
- a CDS encoding SpoIIE family protein phosphatase has product MRADDPFDDPVTARAVIAADGTVTRWNEAARRLLGHRAEDVVGRPAARLLVGGAQPPRPPADTRWSGTLALRHRDGGTVTVWLLAHRGRPEDGEPDAWLAVTPLPSGPADPAEDPLLWAAMLQSACATVVFDTELRLHGANDAMAELLGLPAAHLRGLTPTDIGGRPRHRELERHMRQVLRTGRGHDVRTSLRVTDKSHEESWLARIAPLTDDRGRIVGVCVTAHDFTEQNRARARLQLVNEASLRIGTTLDVTRTAQELTEVCVPALADFVSVDLLEHDQGADPSGPLTLPVSLRRITHRSRTEGDPESVTDPGEVVVYPAAAPQADSLIAGHSVVASVPSGDLDPWLAVDDAHARQVREFGVHSILSVPLRARGVTLGVAAFTRFRHPEPFTHDDVLLAEEITARAAVCIDNARRYSRERETTLTLQRSLLPRGLPRTAAVDAASRYLPAAHTGVGGDWFDVIPLSGMRVAMVVGDVVGHGIQASATMGRLRTAVRTLADIDLAPDELLTHLDDLALHLSHESGGDAGPGEVGATCLYAVYDPVSRRCTLSRAGHPPPVLVRPDGSVRILDMPSGPPLGLGGLPFESVELELPEGSVLGFYTDGLVDGRESGTDTDAGRRMLCEALSHAASGALDEACDRVLHAMLSPGPATDDVALLLTRTRGLPSSRVATWDIPADPALVAPVRKRVLEQLGVWQLTDVSFTVELVVSELVTNAIRYGAAPIRLRLICDASTLICEVSDASHTAPHLRRAKTWDEGGRGLLLVAQLTQRWGSRHTAEGKTIWAELGLTEEL; this is encoded by the coding sequence ATGAGGGCGGACGACCCGTTCGACGATCCGGTGACGGCTCGGGCCGTCATCGCCGCCGACGGCACCGTCACCCGGTGGAACGAGGCCGCCCGGCGGCTGCTGGGCCACCGGGCCGAGGACGTGGTCGGCCGCCCGGCTGCCCGTCTGCTCGTCGGCGGGGCGCAGCCTCCCCGGCCGCCGGCCGACACCCGCTGGAGCGGCACGCTCGCGCTCCGGCACCGGGACGGCGGCACCGTCACCGTGTGGCTGCTCGCCCATCGCGGCCGGCCGGAGGACGGTGAGCCCGACGCATGGCTGGCCGTCACCCCGCTGCCGTCCGGGCCCGCCGACCCGGCCGAAGATCCGCTGCTTTGGGCGGCGATGCTCCAGTCCGCGTGCGCCACCGTCGTCTTCGACACGGAACTGCGCCTGCACGGTGCCAACGACGCGATGGCGGAGCTCCTCGGGCTGCCGGCCGCCCATCTGCGCGGTCTGACGCCCACGGACATCGGTGGCCGCCCCCGGCACAGGGAGCTGGAACGGCACATGCGCCAGGTGCTGCGGACGGGCCGGGGCCACGACGTCCGGACGAGCCTGCGGGTCACCGACAAGAGCCACGAGGAGTCCTGGCTGGCCCGGATCGCGCCGCTCACCGACGACCGCGGCCGGATCGTCGGTGTCTGCGTGACGGCCCACGACTTCACCGAGCAGAACCGGGCGCGGGCACGGCTGCAACTGGTCAACGAGGCCAGCCTGCGCATCGGCACCACCCTCGACGTCACCCGGACCGCGCAGGAACTGACAGAGGTCTGTGTCCCCGCGCTGGCCGACTTCGTCAGCGTCGACCTGCTCGAGCACGACCAGGGCGCCGACCCCAGCGGTCCGCTCACCCTGCCGGTCTCGCTGCGCCGGATCACCCACCGGTCCCGCACGGAGGGCGACCCCGAGTCGGTCACCGACCCGGGCGAGGTGGTCGTCTACCCGGCCGCCGCACCCCAGGCGGACTCACTGATCGCCGGCCACAGCGTCGTCGCCTCGGTGCCCTCCGGTGATCTCGATCCGTGGCTCGCGGTCGACGACGCCCACGCCCGGCAGGTGCGGGAGTTCGGTGTCCACTCGATACTGTCCGTCCCCCTCCGGGCCCGCGGTGTCACCCTCGGCGTCGCGGCCTTCACCCGTTTCCGGCATCCCGAGCCCTTCACCCACGACGACGTACTGCTGGCCGAGGAGATCACCGCACGTGCGGCCGTCTGCATCGACAACGCCCGCCGCTACTCACGCGAACGCGAGACGACCCTCACGCTCCAGCGCAGCCTGCTCCCCCGCGGTCTGCCCCGGACCGCGGCGGTGGACGCCGCCTCCCGGTATCTGCCGGCCGCGCACACCGGCGTGGGCGGCGACTGGTTCGACGTGATCCCGTTGTCCGGGATGCGGGTGGCCATGGTGGTGGGGGACGTCGTCGGCCACGGCATCCAGGCGTCGGCGACGATGGGCCGGCTGCGTACGGCCGTCCGCACCCTCGCCGACATCGACCTGGCCCCGGACGAACTGCTCACCCACCTCGACGACCTGGCCCTGCATCTCTCGCACGAGTCGGGCGGCGACGCCGGCCCCGGCGAGGTCGGCGCGACCTGCCTGTACGCGGTGTACGACCCGGTGTCACGGCGCTGCACCCTGTCGAGGGCGGGGCATCCGCCACCGGTCCTGGTCCGGCCGGACGGGTCGGTCCGCATACTGGACATGCCGTCCGGGCCACCGCTGGGCCTGGGCGGGCTGCCCTTCGAGTCCGTGGAGCTGGAGCTGCCCGAGGGCAGTGTGCTGGGTTTCTACACGGACGGTCTGGTCGACGGCCGGGAAAGCGGCACGGACACGGACGCGGGCCGGCGCATGCTCTGCGAGGCCCTGTCCCATGCTGCCTCCGGGGCGCTCGACGAGGCCTGCGACCGTGTTCTGCACGCCATGCTTTCTCCGGGTCCCGCCACGGACGACGTGGCGCTGCTGCTGACCCGTACCCGTGGGCTGCCGTCCTCCCGGGTGGCCACCTGGGACATCCCGGCCGACCCGGCGCTCGTCGCACCGGTCCGCAAGCGGGTCCTCGAGCAGCTGGGCGTGTGGCAGCTGACCGACGTGTCGTTCACCGTCGAGCTGGTGGTGAGCGAGCTGGTCACCAACGCGATCCGCTACGGCGCGGCACCGATCCGGCTCCGGCTGATCTGCGACGCGTCGACACTGATCTGCGAGGTGTCCGACGCCAGCCACACCGCTCCGCATCTGCGGCGCGCCAAAACCTGGGACGAGGGCGGCCGAGGGCTGCTCCTGGTCGCCCAGCTCACCCAGCGGTGGGGCAGCAGACACACCGCCGAGGGCAAGACCATCTGGGCCGAGCTGGGGTTGACTGAAGAACTGTGA
- a CDS encoding RICIN domain-containing protein translates to MPTPHSPRSPHPPPGGDPGESDESLAARLRGRPEGEATHSVAMLTARHWSAMHDYATVCLASSGPTAAMVTAAAQHRVLNRAALGEQAVALRPVLLVAVRDTVREWASDDRTAGALPELLKPAGGRALRAARTMTPENRTLAQRSFRSLPALARCVLWHVEVEAEPISVPAGLLGIDPDIASGTLQQARDAFRQGCVHAHQELAPTKDCRFYNRLLDVPIRRGKTLLPDVQQHLAECRYCRNAAEQLSHFEGELGTLITEAVLGWGARRYLDSRPGRATPGPRGGRTTRRGHRSDDSRHRLLSRIPAPARLTGLGLPDAVRSTRTLLTGLGAVSAGVLVSVLIAGGSSPDGSGTDPTGATSAAGGRGVVPTESPPGVAGLPTGPQPALLRNVASGLCLDTRGEPQDGAGTRLTGCSSRLSQQWTYEEDGLLRSVADPGLCLDAHKDAGVVVLATCADAGEDRADDVRYELTGQGELLPRWDERLALTPAAPDANADIVIRVRDRTEDQRWVTEPPASAEEALSISRTRTPAARHMEQAGPVA, encoded by the coding sequence GTGCCCACCCCCCATTCCCCTCGGTCTCCTCATCCCCCTCCCGGAGGGGACCCGGGGGAGTCCGACGAGTCCCTCGCCGCACGGTTGCGAGGCCGTCCGGAGGGCGAGGCAACCCATTCCGTCGCGATGCTGACGGCACGTCACTGGTCGGCCATGCACGACTACGCGACCGTCTGCCTCGCCTCGTCGGGGCCGACCGCCGCCATGGTCACCGCGGCGGCACAGCACCGCGTCCTGAACCGGGCCGCCCTCGGTGAACAGGCCGTCGCCCTGCGCCCGGTGCTGCTGGTGGCCGTGCGGGACACGGTCCGGGAGTGGGCCTCGGACGACCGGACCGCCGGCGCCCTGCCGGAGCTGCTGAAGCCGGCCGGCGGGCGCGCCCTGCGCGCGGCCAGGACGATGACGCCGGAGAACCGCACGCTCGCCCAGCGCTCGTTCCGGTCCCTGCCCGCCCTCGCCCGCTGCGTGCTCTGGCACGTCGAGGTCGAGGCCGAACCCATATCCGTTCCGGCCGGCCTCCTCGGCATCGATCCCGACATCGCCTCGGGCACGCTCCAACAGGCGCGTGACGCCTTCCGGCAGGGCTGTGTCCACGCCCATCAGGAACTCGCGCCGACGAAGGACTGCCGGTTCTACAACCGGCTCCTCGACGTTCCCATCCGCCGCGGCAAAACCCTGCTCCCCGACGTCCAGCAGCACCTGGCGGAATGCCGCTACTGCCGCAACGCGGCCGAGCAGCTGAGCCATTTCGAGGGCGAGCTCGGCACGCTCATCACCGAGGCCGTTCTCGGCTGGGGCGCCCGCCGCTACCTCGACTCGCGCCCCGGCCGGGCGACACCGGGCCCGCGCGGCGGCCGCACCACCCGCCGCGGACACCGGTCGGACGACAGTCGGCACCGCCTGCTGTCCCGCATCCCCGCCCCCGCCCGCCTCACCGGCCTCGGACTCCCGGATGCCGTGCGCTCCACCAGGACCCTGCTCACCGGCCTCGGCGCCGTCTCGGCCGGTGTGCTGGTGAGCGTGCTCATCGCCGGGGGCTCCTCACCCGACGGCAGCGGCACCGACCCGACCGGCGCCACCAGCGCGGCCGGCGGCCGGGGGGTCGTACCGACCGAGTCCCCGCCGGGCGTGGCCGGACTGCCCACCGGGCCGCAGCCGGCCCTCCTGCGCAACGTCGCCTCCGGCCTGTGCCTCGACACCCGGGGCGAGCCCCAGGACGGCGCCGGTACCCGGCTCACGGGCTGCTCCTCGCGGCTGAGCCAGCAGTGGACCTATGAGGAGGACGGGCTGCTGCGCAGCGTGGCCGACCCGGGCCTGTGCCTGGACGCGCACAAGGACGCCGGGGTCGTCGTCCTGGCCACCTGCGCCGACGCCGGCGAGGACCGGGCCGACGACGTGCGCTACGAGCTCACCGGGCAGGGTGAGTTGCTGCCCCGCTGGGACGAACGGCTGGCGCTCACCCCGGCCGCCCCCGATGCGAACGCCGACATCGTCATCAGGGTGCGGGACCGGACCGAGGACCAGCGCTGGGTGACCGAGCCGCCGGCCTCCGCCGAGGAGGCCCTGTCGATCAGCCGCACCCGTACCCCGGCGGCACGGCACATGGAGCAGGCCGGGCCGGTCGCGTGA